From the Leisingera sp. NJS204 genome, the window AGCGCTGGCCGGAGTTGCCGGTGGCGCCGGCCACGGCGATGGCGGCGGCCTTATCCAGATCGGCGTCGGACAGGTCGTTCAGCACAATCAGCGGGTCGTTGCCCCCCAGCTCCAGCGCCTGGCGTTTGTAGACGCCTTTTTCGGCGATCATCTTGCCTACCGGCACGCCGCCAGTGAAGGTGATGATGTCGATGTTTTCATTGGTGATCATCTCGTCGCCAATGTCCTGAGGCCAGCCGGTGACCACCTGAAACATTTCCGGCGGCAGCCCGGCCTCATAAAGGATATCGGCCAGTGCAATACAGGTCAGTGGCGTCAGCTCGGTCGGTTTGCAAACCATGCAGTTGTTGGTGGCAATCGACGGTGCGATTTTATGGCTCACCATGTTCAGCGGGTGGTTGAACGGCGTGATCGCCGAGATCGCCTTGACCGGTTCGCGCTTTGTGAAGATCTTGCGCGCCTTGCCGTTGTGGGTGAGGTCGCAGGAAAAGATCTCGCCGTCATCCTTCAGCGCCTCGGCCGCGGCAAACTGATAGACGTCCTGGGCGCGCTTGGTTTCATAGATCGCGTGCTGGTGGCAGATGCCCAGCTCCAGCGTCAGCCATTTGGCCAGCCACTCGCGCTTCTCCCCGATCAGCTCACTCGCGCGCTGCAGGATCCGGCCGCGCTCATAGCGAGTGAGTTTGGGCGTGTAGTTCGCTGCCACCTCAAACGCCATGCGGGCATGTTCGGCCTTGCCGGCAGGAACATATCCAACAACTTCATTAGTATAGGGGTAATGAACCGGGACAGTTTCATCGGTAAAGACGATCTCGCCGCCGATCCGCATCCCTTCATTCCGGATCTCAGTATTGGTCATAATTTCACCCATGGATCAGAGAGCCGCCGCAGCGGTGGCATAGAAGAAGGCGTCAAAGTTGCGCAATTCCTCGGGCTGGCCAGGCAGATCAAGGACTCGGTTCACAATAAACGGTACTTCCTGTTCGGTCAGCCCGCCATGGCTGCGCAGCGGTTCTTTCAGCGCCGCCAGGTCGTGGCGGTGAGCGGAGGTGCCGATACAAATATTCTCGCCGGAGATCATCACGATGTCGCCGATACGGTCGCCGGGCAGTTCAAAGCGCCTGATGGCTTCTTCCTTGTCGATCACCAGGATCAGCTCTTCGCGGGTGTCCAGCTTGGCCATCACCACCGCCTTGCCGGCACCTTCGGGCAGATAGGCGGTGGCAAAGGGCATTGTTGCAGAACTCACACGTT encodes:
- the phnY gene encoding phosphonoacetaldehyde dehydrogenase, with protein sequence MTNTEIRNEGMRIGGEIVFTDETVPVHYPYTNEVVGYVPAGKAEHARMAFEVAANYTPKLTRYERGRILQRASELIGEKREWLAKWLTLELGICHQHAIYETKRAQDVYQFAAAEALKDDGEIFSCDLTHNGKARKIFTKREPVKAISAITPFNHPLNMVSHKIAPSIATNNCMVCKPTELTPLTCIALADILYEAGLPPEMFQVVTGWPQDIGDEMITNENIDIITFTGGVPVGKMIAEKGVYKRQALELGGNDPLIVLNDLSDADLDKAAAIAVAGATGNSGQRCTAIKRILVQESVADRFVPLVLEKARAIKFGDPQDPATELGCVIHDKAAELFENRVLQAEKDGAEILYHPPRQGALLPPIVIDRVPHGSELVMEETFGPIVPIVRVPDNDAEVMKISNSTEFGLSSGVCTNDLNRAIAYINGLDVGTCNIWEQPGYRIEMSPFGGIKDSGNGVKEGVIEAMKFFTNVKTYSLPWPE